The following coding sequences are from one Ammoniphilus sp. CFH 90114 window:
- a CDS encoding M20/M25/M40 family metallo-hydrolase, translating to MKRWQSREQRKELLLNLVQIPSVTGSISEVEIPKYIVEQINKLEYFQLNEGHVRLYPTDDGRQLVTALVKRDPQVKKTVILVSHFDVVDVQDYGSWKEKAFHAQELTELFYSSKQDMPLQVQKDMEQGRWLFGRGTMDMKCGLVMHMSMLEKAALGELDGNVLLLAVPDEEANSVGMRAAVPALLELAREFELEYQVVLNSEPMFARYPGDLNQYIYTGSIGKILPGFLCYGKETHVGEPFSGLNANLMASQVTCEMELNTEFCEVVEGEVTPPPTNLIQMDLKEEYSVQIPHRAVTLFNLFLYERSMTELQELLVTAATRAAGQIEQSYKQQSERFSRLEKSKPGEVEVKVKTFSELMEYATEVYGTNKVQEVIQTVTAARGDKDDRDATISLVDEIAILCKDLAPMIVVFFAPPFYPAISSRNHPLVEKVVKDMVDYAKVVHGLEWLEQNYFGGISDLSYAGLQFPVDQMSPLVNNMPLWNQGYSLPLKEMEEFDVPVLNIGPVGRDAHKWTERLDEDYAFDILPDVLEVAIKKLLK from the coding sequence ATGAAACGTTGGCAAAGTAGGGAACAACGAAAAGAGCTATTATTAAATCTAGTACAAATCCCCAGTGTTACAGGATCAATATCAGAAGTGGAGATCCCAAAATATATTGTAGAGCAGATTAACAAGTTGGAGTATTTCCAATTAAATGAAGGACATGTTCGTCTATATCCAACCGACGATGGACGGCAGTTGGTCACTGCACTAGTAAAAAGGGATCCACAGGTAAAGAAAACCGTCATTTTGGTGAGTCACTTTGACGTGGTCGATGTTCAAGATTACGGTTCATGGAAAGAGAAGGCTTTTCATGCGCAAGAGCTGACGGAGCTTTTCTACTCGTCTAAGCAAGACATGCCTCTGCAAGTCCAGAAGGATATGGAACAGGGGCGTTGGCTATTCGGACGAGGTACGATGGATATGAAGTGCGGTTTAGTTATGCACATGTCTATGTTGGAGAAGGCAGCCTTAGGGGAATTGGATGGAAATGTTCTACTATTGGCCGTCCCAGATGAGGAAGCCAATTCTGTCGGTATGAGGGCAGCAGTGCCTGCTTTATTGGAACTAGCGCGGGAATTTGAATTGGAATATCAGGTTGTATTAAATTCAGAGCCGATGTTTGCCAGATATCCGGGTGATTTAAATCAATATATCTACACTGGCTCCATCGGAAAGATCCTTCCCGGATTCTTATGCTATGGGAAGGAAACACATGTAGGAGAACCTTTTTCAGGGTTAAATGCAAACCTAATGGCTTCACAAGTTACTTGTGAAATGGAGTTGAATACAGAATTTTGTGAGGTAGTGGAGGGCGAAGTAACACCACCTCCAACCAATCTTATTCAAATGGATCTAAAGGAAGAATACTCTGTACAGATTCCCCATCGTGCGGTTACTTTGTTTAACCTGTTTTTGTATGAAAGGTCGATGACTGAGTTACAAGAGCTGTTGGTTACGGCCGCCACGAGAGCCGCTGGTCAAATCGAGCAATCCTACAAGCAGCAATCAGAACGGTTCTCCAGATTGGAGAAATCCAAGCCGGGAGAAGTTGAAGTAAAGGTCAAGACCTTTAGTGAGCTGATGGAGTATGCTACAGAGGTATACGGAACGAATAAAGTCCAAGAGGTTATCCAGACCGTTACCGCAGCACGAGGTGACAAGGATGATCGTGATGCGACAATCTCCTTAGTAGATGAAATAGCTATACTGTGTAAGGACTTGGCACCGATGATTGTCGTCTTTTTTGCTCCACCTTTTTATCCTGCGATCAGTTCAAGGAATCACCCGCTCGTTGAAAAGGTTGTAAAGGATATGGTTGATTATGCTAAGGTAGTCCATGGGTTGGAGTGGCTGGAGCAAAACTACTTTGGCGGAATTTCGGATTTGAGCTATGCAGGACTTCAGTTCCCTGTCGATCAAATGAGCCCGTTGGTAAACAACATGCCATTGTGGAATCAAGGCTATTCTTTACCACTTAAGGAGATGGAGGAATTTGATGTACCTGTGTTAAATATTGGTCCGGTAGGTCGGGATGCTCATAAGTGGACAGAGAGGCTAGATGAGGATTATGCCTTCGATATCTTACCAGACGTGCTGGAGGTAGCTATTAAGAAGCTTTTGAAGTAA
- a CDS encoding YheC/YheD family protein translates to MEKRVLGIMVHQVNDPHRFHPLASIALEEGFSTVIVYTPKEVNLTDQFIFGYIYEYGRWIKHTRPFPSINHDIGYYPDLETLNLVKKIKNHPHLPFLGYGLGNKWTIQQHLLRSRQLSPYLLPTAAALNLSSIIPMLKKHQTVMLKPLNGKGGTGIIKLSIKNQGYSLEENNKEARYVSEQELHRILSELIRTERYLVQKWIDIRDHKGSVYDIRVLMQKNGLGKWVLTGMGVRQGNQEKITSNLTGGGQAFPVYPYLKEQFTEPLAKILNKKIEQIAYLIPRYLEKAYRKRLVELGLDIAVDRKAKIWIIEVNIKPGRTLWRKISDWEADRTSLRNPIQYAKYLLDRMEKGAP, encoded by the coding sequence TTGGAAAAAAGAGTACTTGGCATTATGGTCCACCAAGTAAACGATCCTCACCGATTTCACCCCCTCGCCTCCATTGCTCTTGAAGAAGGCTTTTCTACCGTCATTGTGTACACCCCTAAGGAAGTAAACTTAACCGATCAATTTATTTTTGGCTATATTTATGAATATGGCAGATGGATCAAGCACACTCGACCCTTTCCTTCTATAAATCATGACATAGGCTATTATCCAGACTTAGAAACCCTTAACTTGGTAAAAAAAATTAAGAATCATCCACACCTCCCCTTTCTTGGATACGGTCTAGGGAACAAGTGGACCATCCAACAGCATTTGCTTCGATCACGCCAGCTATCCCCTTATTTACTACCTACTGCTGCAGCATTGAATTTATCTAGTATTATACCAATGCTAAAAAAACACCAAACCGTGATGCTCAAACCCTTGAATGGAAAAGGCGGAACCGGGATTATTAAACTCTCTATTAAAAATCAAGGTTATTCTCTGGAGGAGAACAACAAAGAAGCAAGGTATGTATCAGAGCAAGAACTCCATCGTATTCTTTCTGAGCTGATTCGCACAGAAAGGTATCTTGTACAAAAATGGATCGACATCCGAGATCATAAAGGTTCTGTCTACGACATACGAGTGCTTATGCAGAAAAACGGTCTTGGAAAGTGGGTATTAACTGGTATGGGGGTCAGACAGGGCAATCAAGAAAAAATCACCTCGAACTTAACAGGGGGCGGTCAGGCTTTTCCTGTTTATCCCTATCTAAAAGAACAGTTTACTGAACCATTAGCGAAGATACTAAACAAGAAAATAGAACAAATTGCTTATCTTATTCCCAGGTACTTGGAAAAAGCATATCGCAAGAGACTTGTTGAACTCGGCCTTGATATAGCCGTAGACCGGAAGGCAAAAATATGGATTATCGAGGTTAATATTAAACCAGGAAGGACTCTCTGGAGAAAGATCTCCGATTGGGAAGCTGATCGAACCAGTCTGCGCAATCCCATTCAATATGCAAAGTATCTGCTGGACAGAATGGAAAAAGGGGCGCCTTAG
- a CDS encoding transglycosylase domain-containing protein — MKKSLGVLLIILCILLYSILFMNIIREIHLSRQFSHNLNQLVQPDEISLPTNSFMYDRLGALFEEVISEQNRRYISWEEIPFHVIHAFIATEDQYFFDHKGFDVSGITRSFIVNIKKDEIEQGGSTITQQLIRHLYLSNEKTVDRKLKEVLLAYQLEKKLTKQEILELYINAVFFHNGLYGIEAASQFYFSRPTSQLTLAEIAFLCAIPNNPSYYNPLKNFTHTVERQKWILHRMLDMKFITSTELEQAIQQPIQLKIGQPKHLFADYSTYVYHEFYELISIQEGYKEALLQAVNDEEKKVIQERLNQRVQELLHEQGVVIHTGLHPAVQEKAKQLLIQHVPQKKIEGAIAVIDHEKNQILALIGGKDVQRHGFNRVFQSYRQPGSSIKPLLVYGPYVEAYRPSIHSIVAAENICINNYCPKNYGGRQYRKVTLETAVKYSLNTTAVRLLRQIGPEKGFSYLEPFSFSKVTEQDYRLPAALGGFTYGMTPLELTNAYTTFAHQGQYLPARSITKVTDRRGNLLYEWKEQPIRVWSPPANETMRTLLSKVVKEGTAKTADFSSPYIGGKTGTTDQVKDLWFIGLTDRHTAGIWLGSDKPISLASVEKSHPHLRVWKDLMQYVSSELK, encoded by the coding sequence ATGAAGAAAAGCCTCGGTGTTCTTCTCATCATCCTTTGCATATTGTTATACTCAATCCTATTTATGAATATTATCAGGGAAATCCATCTATCACGGCAATTCTCTCACAATCTCAACCAACTCGTTCAACCCGATGAAATCTCTCTTCCTACAAACAGTTTTATGTATGATCGTCTTGGAGCTCTATTTGAAGAGGTGATCTCAGAGCAAAACCGTCGATATATCTCATGGGAGGAGATTCCCTTCCACGTCATTCATGCCTTTATTGCAACAGAAGATCAGTATTTCTTTGACCATAAGGGGTTTGATGTGTCAGGAATTACTCGTTCTTTTATTGTAAACATCAAGAAGGATGAGATAGAACAGGGGGGAAGTACCATAACCCAGCAACTTATACGACATCTGTATCTCAGTAACGAAAAAACAGTGGATCGTAAGTTAAAAGAAGTGCTTCTAGCCTATCAACTTGAAAAAAAATTAACAAAGCAAGAGATACTTGAATTGTATATCAATGCCGTCTTTTTCCACAATGGCCTCTACGGGATCGAGGCAGCTAGCCAGTTTTATTTCAGCCGTCCAACTTCACAGTTAACCTTAGCGGAGATTGCTTTTCTCTGTGCTATTCCGAATAATCCATCCTACTATAACCCGCTGAAGAACTTCACTCACACAGTGGAACGTCAGAAATGGATTCTTCATAGAATGCTGGACATGAAGTTTATTACTTCAACTGAGCTTGAACAGGCTATCCAACAACCTATACAACTAAAAATTGGACAACCCAAACATTTATTTGCCGATTATTCCACCTATGTCTATCATGAGTTTTATGAGCTTATTTCCATTCAGGAGGGATATAAAGAAGCTTTATTGCAGGCTGTTAATGATGAAGAGAAAAAAGTCATTCAAGAACGACTAAATCAGCGTGTACAGGAGCTTCTGCATGAGCAAGGGGTCGTCATACATACAGGTCTTCACCCAGCCGTACAAGAAAAAGCCAAGCAGTTATTGATTCAACATGTACCACAAAAGAAAATTGAAGGGGCCATTGCTGTTATTGACCACGAGAAAAACCAAATCCTAGCCTTAATAGGAGGGAAAGACGTGCAGAGACATGGTTTTAATCGTGTCTTCCAAAGCTATCGACAGCCAGGCTCCTCCATTAAGCCTCTTCTTGTCTATGGACCTTATGTAGAGGCATACAGACCTTCCATTCATTCCATAGTGGCTGCAGAAAATATTTGCATTAATAACTACTGTCCTAAGAATTACGGCGGCCGCCAATATAGGAAAGTTACGCTAGAAACTGCAGTAAAATATTCGCTTAATACAACAGCTGTCAGATTACTAAGGCAAATAGGCCCAGAGAAAGGATTCTCTTATCTAGAGCCCTTTTCCTTTTCTAAAGTAACGGAACAAGATTACCGGCTCCCTGCGGCCCTCGGGGGATTCACCTATGGTATGACTCCATTAGAGTTGACCAATGCCTACACTACGTTTGCCCATCAGGGTCAATACCTCCCAGCCCGTTCCATAACGAAAGTAACGGATCGGCGAGGCAACCTCTTATATGAATGGAAGGAGCAGCCTATTCGTGTTTGGAGTCCACCCGCGAATGAGACAATGCGTACCCTTTTATCTAAGGTCGTCAAAGAAGGAACAGCTAAGACCGCTGATTTTTCTTCTCCTTACATTGGCGGAAAAACAGGCACCACCGATCAAGTTAAGGATCTATGGTTTATTGGTTTGACGGATCGACACACAGCTGGAATCTGGTTAGGAAGTGATAAACCGATCAGCTTAG
- a CDS encoding glycerophosphodiester phosphodiesterase family protein — MNLCMAHRGWSGRAPENTMAAFQLAFQEPRIQAIELDVQLSKDGVPVVIHDFTLDRTTNGTGFVYQYTYKELSRLDAGKGERIPTLEEVLHASKGKCKVNIELKTAGNLYPDIEKRVVEVVKDNQMEEEVCLTSFDHLVIRKVKELSSPPPTGLILSGMPTMIWEQLKETGATILSMDYTFLTSAFAEEMISKDVDLIAWTVNETNMIEHVMNLHPSIQICTNYPERMFSIIK; from the coding sequence ATGAATCTTTGTATGGCTCATCGTGGTTGGTCGGGAAGAGCACCAGAAAATACGATGGCTGCTTTCCAATTAGCCTTTCAAGAACCACGAATACAGGCTATAGAGCTTGATGTACAGCTCTCAAAGGACGGAGTTCCTGTAGTTATACATGATTTTACCTTAGACCGTACAACAAATGGAACTGGATTTGTTTATCAATATACGTATAAGGAGTTGTCCCGATTGGATGCAGGGAAGGGGGAGAGGATTCCGACTCTTGAAGAGGTCCTACATGCGAGCAAAGGGAAGTGCAAGGTAAATATCGAATTGAAGACGGCCGGTAATTTGTATCCTGATATAGAGAAGAGAGTAGTTGAGGTAGTAAAAGACAATCAAATGGAAGAAGAAGTGTGTCTTACGTCCTTTGATCATCTAGTTATTCGTAAAGTGAAGGAACTTAGTTCACCTCCCCCAACGGGACTGATATTGAGCGGCATGCCCACTATGATATGGGAGCAATTGAAGGAAACAGGAGCAACGATTCTTTCTATGGATTACACTTTTTTAACGAGTGCTTTTGCCGAAGAGATGATCTCTAAGGACGTAGACTTGATCGCTTGGACGGTTAATGAAACGAATATGATCGAGCATGTGATGAATTTGCACCCTAGCATTCAAATTTGCACTAATTACCCCGAAAGGATGTTTTCAATTATAAAGTAA